From Shewanella psychrophila, a single genomic window includes:
- the gbpA gene encoding N-acetylglucosamine-binding protein GbpA, which yields MTVNQNLIRLVTVSSLLASTGVMAHAYISTPGAEARGYMCQLGKNSDCGPVQYEPQSLEAPKGFPQLGPVDGKIASAAQGNFSELDEQTPLRWTKNKMEAGPMTMTWHYKAKHKNQGFEYYMTKQSWDPSKPLTRDSFDLTPFCSIAGDGQLTQDDMSHECTVPERSGYQIILGIWSVADTANAFYNVVDVTFDDATPADWSQAGTIYPSRDLKVGDAVMTRVFDEQGERDDLQTRIEITNDSQSQTNVWSYALANKINAEHTDIQAGQVNANGQFIPVYGTNQVYVKKSSNLTSVQIQIDQLVPDLEVNITGVESSYDIIDKAVNINFDAAVFGDTMVVNATLTNHAGTPLAYVHEIIEDNASHSFAMPIANAEVGHHILKIIASPKNGGEYVRENLDIMFKEPSSGEYDYSFPEGLGSYVEGTKVFQPKNNQIYQCKGFPYSGWCNIWNENASQYEPGVGSNSTDAWDQTN from the coding sequence ATGACAGTAAATCAAAATCTCATTCGACTCGTTACCGTAAGTTCCCTGCTTGCCAGCACAGGCGTTATGGCTCATGCCTATATTTCAACTCCGGGTGCCGAAGCGCGCGGGTACATGTGTCAACTGGGTAAGAATAGCGACTGTGGTCCAGTTCAATATGAACCCCAGAGCCTTGAGGCACCCAAAGGCTTCCCTCAATTAGGTCCTGTCGATGGCAAGATAGCCAGTGCAGCACAGGGGAACTTCAGCGAACTAGATGAACAGACACCACTTCGCTGGACCAAAAATAAAATGGAAGCAGGCCCTATGACCATGACTTGGCATTATAAGGCTAAGCATAAAAATCAGGGGTTCGAGTATTACATGACCAAGCAAAGTTGGGACCCCTCTAAGCCATTAACCAGAGACAGTTTCGACCTGACACCTTTTTGCAGCATTGCAGGTGATGGTCAATTGACTCAAGACGACATGAGTCATGAATGTACCGTTCCTGAGCGTAGCGGCTATCAGATCATATTAGGGATCTGGAGTGTGGCCGATACAGCCAATGCCTTCTATAACGTAGTGGACGTCACTTTCGATGATGCAACACCAGCTGACTGGTCTCAAGCCGGCACCATATATCCTTCAAGAGATCTAAAAGTTGGTGATGCCGTGATGACTCGAGTATTCGATGAGCAGGGAGAGCGTGACGATCTGCAAACTCGAATAGAGATCACCAATGACTCCCAAAGTCAGACCAATGTTTGGTCATATGCCCTTGCCAACAAGATAAACGCCGAACACACAGATATTCAAGCAGGTCAGGTCAATGCCAATGGTCAGTTTATCCCTGTATATGGCACAAATCAGGTCTACGTCAAAAAGAGCAGTAATTTGACTAGTGTGCAGATCCAGATAGATCAATTGGTTCCCGACCTTGAGGTGAATATCACAGGTGTAGAAAGCAGCTATGACATTATAGACAAAGCTGTAAATATAAACTTCGATGCAGCCGTCTTCGGCGATACCATGGTCGTAAACGCAACCTTAACCAACCATGCTGGTACACCACTGGCCTATGTCCATGAGATCATCGAAGATAATGCCAGCCACAGTTTCGCTATGCCGATAGCAAACGCTGAGGTCGGCCATCATATCCTTAAGATCATCGCCAGCCCTAAAAATGGTGGTGAATATGTGCGTGAAAACTTAGACATCATGTTTAAAGAGCCAAGCTCTGGGGAATATGACTATAGCTTCCCTGAAGGATTAGGCTCTTATGTTGAAGGCACTAAAGTGTTTCAACCCAAAAATAATCAGATCTATCAATGTAAAGGCTTTCCATATAGCGGCTGGTGTAACATCTGGAATGAGAACGCTTCACAGTATGAACCTGGCGTAGGTAGTAACTCTACCGATGCTTGGGATCAAACGAACTAG
- a CDS encoding cytochrome b: MTHSSLKNKQTHFDLLTRFFHWVVALTIIYNTIAGYTMFLLEDAYPNVYHFIGDINVSLARVVAIIFIFRWIWSHFRYEPTSNCDLPLLQQKIAKLVHSILYLNMLIVYLSGFLMLESSFKIFWLLELQNPVKTPEINHLFFMVHRYSCICLALFVLVHIAAALKHHLVEKNNVLIRMLGPKFTLRETI; encoded by the coding sequence ATGACACATTCATCATTAAAAAACAAACAGACTCATTTTGATTTATTAACTCGATTTTTTCACTGGGTAGTTGCGCTTACCATTATTTATAATACGATTGCTGGATATACCATGTTCTTACTCGAAGATGCCTATCCTAACGTGTATCACTTCATTGGAGATATCAACGTATCCCTAGCCAGGGTAGTCGCAATAATATTTATATTTCGCTGGATATGGTCACACTTCAGATATGAGCCAACTTCAAACTGTGATCTTCCATTACTACAACAAAAAATAGCCAAACTTGTTCATTCAATTTTATATTTAAACATGCTTATCGTTTATTTATCAGGTTTTCTAATGCTAGAAAGTAGCTTTAAAATATTTTGGTTACTTGAATTACAAAATCCTGTGAAAACACCTGAAATAAACCATTTATTTTTTATGGTTCACCGATACAGCTGCATCTGTTTAGCTTTATTTGTGCTAGTTCATATCGCTGCGGCGCTTAAGCATCACTTAGTAGAGAAAAATAATGTACTCATCCGCATGCTAGGACCTAAATTTACACTTCGTGAAACCATTTAA
- a CDS encoding MAPEG family protein, with product MTTLLICMFIAMLLPYLAKGPVAWAMAKAGGYDNAHPRAQQAKLTGFGARAVAGHQNAFESLLIFGAAVMTVIATDNVNDTVVTLAIVHVIARVAYQLLYLLDKGTLRSLAWFVAVVCSFGIFFQAF from the coding sequence ATGACTACTTTACTTATTTGTATGTTTATTGCCATGTTGTTGCCTTATTTGGCTAAAGGGCCGGTGGCCTGGGCTATGGCTAAAGCGGGTGGCTATGATAACGCACACCCTAGAGCACAACAGGCTAAGCTAACTGGTTTCGGTGCTCGCGCAGTGGCGGGGCATCAAAATGCCTTCGAGTCTCTATTGATTTTTGGAGCAGCGGTAATGACTGTGATAGCCACGGATAATGTTAACGACACCGTTGTAACTTTGGCCATAGTGCATGTGATAGCCCGTGTTGCCTATCAGCTACTGTATCTGCTCGATAAAGGGACGTTACGTTCTCTGGCTTGGTTTGTGGCTGTGGTTTGCTCATTCGGTATATTTTTTCAGGCATTTTAA
- a CDS encoding cobalamin-binding protein, with the protein MKAIKRIVLLLAVCLPVFSIMAAPAKRVIALSPHSVEMLYAIGAGDSILATTDHADFPKSALDIPRIGGYHGIQIERVLELEPDLVVVWGSGNKAEDLQRLKDLGLNVYNSDPKTLEAVADELKELGELTGHQAEANKVADDYLTGLEALRKDNLAKSEVKVFYQLWSTPLMTVAKNSWIQQIIGVCHGDNVYLDAASDYPQVSLESVLLKMPEVILQSQDEGNVLGVDWSEWQEIPAVKNQHIYQLNADLLHRAAPRALQGVQALCDALDKAR; encoded by the coding sequence ATGAAAGCTATCAAAAGAATCGTCTTGTTATTGGCTGTGTGTCTGCCAGTGTTTTCAATTATGGCCGCGCCCGCTAAACGTGTCATTGCGTTATCGCCACACTCGGTCGAGATGCTGTATGCCATAGGCGCGGGAGACTCAATACTCGCGACCACAGATCATGCCGACTTTCCAAAATCGGCTCTAGATATTCCGAGAATCGGCGGCTACCATGGCATTCAGATAGAGCGGGTGCTTGAGCTGGAACCTGACTTAGTCGTGGTCTGGGGAAGTGGTAATAAGGCCGAGGATCTACAGCGATTAAAGGATCTGGGGCTTAATGTGTATAACAGCGATCCTAAGACGCTGGAAGCCGTTGCCGATGAGCTGAAGGAATTGGGAGAGCTAACAGGTCATCAAGCCGAGGCAAACAAGGTTGCAGATGATTACCTTACTGGGCTCGAGGCTCTGCGCAAAGATAATCTGGCCAAGTCTGAGGTAAAAGTCTTCTATCAACTCTGGTCAACTCCCTTGATGACTGTGGCTAAAAATAGCTGGATCCAGCAGATTATCGGCGTCTGTCATGGCGACAATGTCTATCTGGATGCGGCCAGTGATTATCCTCAGGTGAGCCTGGAGAGCGTATTGCTGAAAATGCCAGAAGTTATTCTGCAGAGTCAGGATGAAGGCAATGTCTTAGGTGTCGACTGGAGTGAGTGGCAGGAGATCCCAGCAGTTAAGAACCAGCATATATATCAGCTCAATGCAGATCTGTTACACAGAGCCGCACCGCGTGCACTCCAAGGCGTGCAAGCGCTGTGTGATGCGTTAGATAAAGCGAGATAG
- the cobO gene encoding cob(I)yrinic acid a,c-diamide adenosyltransferase, giving the protein MTDNNENTNSTNEEKQMSQEERKAQRHKQRQQRVKETVDAKIAAAQEEKGILLVLTGNGKGKSTSGFGTIARSVGHGKKSAVVQFIKGNWECGERSLLEGAGVEFHVMGTGFTWETQDRDKDTQAAESAWEAAEALLKDESIDCLMLDELTYMVSYHYLDVERVITALKNRPKMQHVIVTGRACHRAIIELADTVSEVQPIKHAFDNGVKAQPGFDY; this is encoded by the coding sequence ATGACAGATAATAACGAAAATACAAACTCAACGAATGAAGAAAAACAGATGAGCCAAGAAGAGAGAAAAGCCCAGCGTCATAAGCAGAGACAACAGAGAGTCAAGGAGACTGTCGATGCCAAGATTGCGGCGGCTCAAGAGGAGAAGGGCATACTCTTAGTGCTGACAGGCAATGGTAAAGGCAAGTCTACCTCAGGGTTTGGTACTATTGCGCGCAGTGTCGGTCATGGCAAGAAATCTGCGGTGGTGCAGTTTATCAAGGGCAACTGGGAATGCGGTGAGCGCAGCTTACTCGAAGGAGCCGGGGTCGAGTTTCATGTAATGGGGACTGGCTTTACCTGGGAAACCCAAGATAGAGACAAAGATACTCAAGCCGCAGAAAGTGCCTGGGAAGCTGCCGAGGCTTTATTGAAAGATGAGAGCATAGATTGTCTTATGTTAGATGAGCTGACTTATATGGTGAGCTACCACTACTTAGATGTTGAGCGAGTCATTACGGCGCTGAAGAACAGACCTAAGATGCAGCACGTGATCGTAACGGGTAGAGCATGTCATAGAGCGATTATCGAGCTGGCAGATACAGTGAGCGAAGTGCAGCCGATTAAGCATGCGTTTGATAATGGAGTAAAAGCTCAACCCGGCTTCGACTACTAA
- a CDS encoding cobyric acid synthase, giving the protein MNSNNIIDPKMGAARVLMVQGTTSDAGKSTLVAGLCRLFSRQGRRVAPFKPQNMALNSAVTADGGEIGRAQALQAVACGLPLHTDFNPILLKPSSDTGAQVIVQGQALDLMEAKTFFGLYKEQDDGSGDEHQQGYRVKAMSAVLDSFSRLTDTYELVMVEGAGSPAEINLREGDIANMGFAEAVDCPVIIIADIDKGGVFAHLVGTLALLSDTEQARIKGFVINRFRGDIALLQSGLDWLEAYTSKPVLGVLPYLHDLHLDAEDALTPAPSKSAQTRIKVLVLVFPRISNHTDFDPLRLNPHVEFNYVSLQTQAESQSEFGVLPQADLIILPGSKNVRADLEFLRQQGWDTGIKKHLRYGGKLLGICGGYQMLGLLIDDPTGVEGEAGETEGLELLSLVTELNPNKVLRQVTGELSLLGELAQVKGYEIHCGQSLILKTQIDSQVQPLNISPTDSKAEGESVTDSFGDGMLSEDGQVLGTYLHGLFDSPDACALLLKWAGMSDVEPVDIDAIRDQQLNRFADQLEQDLDMEKIEQILGS; this is encoded by the coding sequence ATGAACTCTAATAACATTATTGATCCAAAGATGGGCGCAGCCCGTGTGCTTATGGTGCAGGGAACCACTTCCGATGCGGGTAAGAGCACCTTAGTCGCTGGCCTGTGTCGCTTATTCTCTCGCCAGGGCAGGCGTGTAGCTCCCTTTAAACCACAGAATATGGCACTCAATAGCGCGGTAACAGCCGATGGTGGTGAGATTGGCCGTGCCCAGGCGCTACAGGCGGTGGCCTGTGGTTTGCCCTTGCATACAGACTTCAATCCTATCTTGCTTAAACCCAGCTCAGATACTGGCGCTCAGGTGATAGTCCAGGGGCAGGCGTTGGATCTGATGGAGGCTAAGACCTTCTTCGGCTTGTATAAAGAGCAAGATGATGGAAGTGGGGATGAGCACCAGCAAGGTTATCGAGTTAAAGCCATGTCAGCCGTGTTAGATTCGTTTTCACGTTTAACCGATACCTATGAGCTGGTGATGGTTGAAGGGGCGGGGAGTCCGGCAGAGATTAACTTGAGGGAAGGTGATATTGCCAACATGGGTTTTGCCGAAGCGGTAGATTGTCCCGTTATCATCATTGCCGATATCGATAAAGGTGGCGTATTTGCACATTTGGTGGGCACCTTAGCGTTATTATCTGATACCGAGCAGGCCAGAATTAAAGGCTTCGTCATTAACCGTTTTCGAGGCGATATAGCCCTGCTGCAATCGGGGCTAGACTGGCTAGAAGCCTACACCAGTAAGCCCGTTCTCGGCGTGCTCCCCTATCTGCATGATCTGCACCTGGACGCCGAGGATGCGCTGACACCGGCGCCAAGTAAGTCGGCTCAGACTCGAATCAAGGTCTTGGTACTCGTCTTCCCGCGGATCAGCAATCACACTGATTTCGATCCTCTGCGGCTCAATCCTCATGTTGAATTTAATTATGTATCACTGCAGACCCAAGCAGAGAGTCAATCTGAGTTTGGTGTGCTGCCACAAGCGGATCTCATCATATTGCCCGGCAGTAAAAACGTCCGTGCAGATCTGGAGTTTCTACGGCAACAAGGTTGGGATACTGGTATCAAGAAGCACCTAAGATACGGCGGTAAGTTGCTGGGGATCTGTGGAGGTTATCAGATGCTAGGCCTGCTTATTGATGATCCCACTGGCGTCGAAGGTGAGGCTGGAGAGACCGAAGGACTCGAGTTATTGTCTCTGGTTACAGAGCTAAATCCCAACAAAGTCTTACGTCAGGTGACAGGTGAACTTTCGTTACTCGGTGAGCTGGCTCAGGTGAAAGGTTATGAGATCCATTGTGGTCAATCTCTGATACTCAAGACACAAATCGATAGCCAAGTTCAGCCTTTGAACATCTCTCCAACGGATTCAAAAGCCGAAGGTGAGTCAGTTACTGACTCGTTCGGTGACGGTATGCTCTCAGAAGATGGTCAAGTGTTAGGGACATACCTGCACGGCTTGTTCGACTCACCGGATGCCTGTGCCTTGTTACTTAAGTGGGCCGGTATGTCGGATGTGGAACCCGTCGACATAGATGCAATTCGTGATCAGCAGTTGAATCGATTTGCCGATCAATTGGAACAAGATTTAGACATGGAAAAGATAGAGCAGATCTTAGGGAGCTAA
- the cobU gene encoding bifunctional adenosylcobinamide kinase/adenosylcobinamide-phosphate guanylyltransferase, whose product MIHLVLGGARSGKTGYAAMAAKTCSENGYQCVYIATAQALDDEMTDRITRHKADREADSLDWVTVETPLNLVETLSEYARKDRVLMVDCLTLWLTNHLMLEDSPTVFTDCDRKWSAEKQALLSALTELPGEIYLVSNEVGCGIVPLGEINRRFVDEAGWLHQDIAAIADTVTKVIAGIPMRLKG is encoded by the coding sequence ATGATACATCTGGTACTCGGTGGGGCCCGCAGTGGTAAGACGGGTTATGCCGCTATGGCGGCAAAGACATGCAGCGAAAATGGTTATCAGTGCGTCTATATTGCGACGGCTCAGGCCTTAGATGATGAGATGACTGACAGAATTACTCGCCATAAAGCTGACCGAGAGGCTGATAGTCTGGATTGGGTAACCGTCGAGACTCCGTTAAATCTGGTGGAAACCCTGAGTGAATATGCCAGGAAGGATAGGGTACTCATGGTCGACTGTTTGACACTCTGGTTGACTAATCATTTGATGCTCGAAGACTCTCCGACGGTATTTACCGATTGCGATCGCAAGTGGAGCGCCGAGAAGCAAGCTTTACTCTCGGCATTAACCGAATTACCCGGTGAGATTTATCTAGTCAGCAATGAAGTCGGTTGCGGCATAGTACCTCTTGGCGAGATTAATCGCCGCTTTGTCGATGAAGCGGGCTGGCTGCATCAGGATATTGCAGCGATTGCGGATACTGTGACTAAAGTAATAGCTGGAATCCCCATGAGATTGAAGGGGTAG
- a CDS encoding adenosylcobinamide-GDP ribazoletransferase, whose translation MDVLRRELTLFFIAMGFFTRIPMPVWVKVDADNLNKASRYFGLIGILVGAMSALVYKLSLHVLPTSISIILAMIVGVVVTGAFHEDGLVDTADGFGGGWGVADKLKIMKDSCIGTYGAVTLLLSMILKYMLLLELALYDPEFVIVALILGHCLSRVLAASIIYTDTYVSEGEGSKSKPLAQNQTANELIILLVTAVLALWLSGLGSAILIAASLFLLRWILVTLFRRQIGGYTGDTLGAAQQVSELVFYMLLLGSLA comes from the coding sequence ATGGATGTGTTACGCAGAGAACTGACGCTGTTTTTTATTGCTATGGGCTTCTTTACCCGTATCCCTATGCCAGTTTGGGTCAAGGTTGATGCCGATAATCTTAATAAGGCCAGTAGGTACTTCGGTTTGATTGGGATACTCGTGGGGGCTATGTCGGCATTGGTCTATAAGCTCAGTCTTCATGTTCTGCCAACTTCCATCAGCATCATTTTAGCTATGATAGTGGGTGTCGTCGTGACAGGGGCCTTTCATGAAGACGGCCTGGTCGATACCGCCGATGGTTTTGGTGGTGGTTGGGGGGTTGCCGATAAACTGAAAATAATGAAAGACTCCTGCATAGGTACCTATGGTGCGGTAACCTTATTGTTGTCCATGATATTAAAGTACATGTTGCTGTTAGAACTGGCGCTATATGATCCTGAATTTGTCATTGTTGCGCTGATTTTAGGTCACTGTCTTAGCCGGGTATTGGCCGCAAGTATTATCTACACCGATACTTATGTTAGCGAAGGAGAGGGCAGCAAGAGCAAGCCATTGGCTCAAAACCAAACTGCTAATGAGCTGATCATATTACTGGTTACAGCTGTACTGGCTTTATGGCTTAGTGGCCTGGGGTCAGCCATACTGATAGCAGCAAGTTTATTCCTGCTCCGCTGGATATTAGTGACACTTTTTCGAAGGCAGATAGGTGGATATACCGGCGACACATTAGGGGCTGCTCAACAAGTCTCTGAGCTGGTATTTTATATGCTCTTATTAGGCAGCCTGGCATGA
- the cobT gene encoding nicotinate-nucleotide--dimethylbenzimidazole phosphoribosyltransferase has translation MFDISPVSHEFDEEIQQKIDNKTKPLGALGELENLAMQLAQILDKDKPEIIKPKLLVFAADHGIAASGVSIAPSDVTTQMVMNFIKGGAAINVFCRQVGLELEVIDCGILQPLEGVEGIIDQRLGAGTNPIHKQPAMTIGAVKQGFEMARERIEYHHQQGTNLIALGEMGIGNTSSAAAIMASIMNMEGGECVGRGTGIDAATLKRKQLLVEQALRLHRPELTSPMNILACLGGFEIVQMTGAMLAAAERKMLIVVDGFIATAAAMVAVQINENVRDYMIFGHQSDERGHCMMMSHLQARPLLKLGMRLGEGTGAALSLTMIQAAAGFYNEMASFSDAGIEI, from the coding sequence ATGTTTGATATTAGTCCGGTGAGTCATGAGTTCGATGAAGAAATCCAGCAGAAGATCGACAATAAGACCAAACCCCTAGGTGCTCTGGGTGAACTGGAAAATCTTGCCATGCAGTTGGCTCAAATTTTAGATAAAGATAAGCCTGAAATCATCAAGCCTAAATTACTGGTTTTTGCTGCCGATCACGGCATAGCTGCATCCGGGGTGTCGATAGCCCCCAGCGATGTGACCACTCAGATGGTAATGAACTTCATCAAAGGTGGCGCCGCAATCAATGTCTTCTGTCGCCAGGTAGGTTTAGAGTTAGAAGTAATAGACTGTGGGATATTACAACCACTCGAAGGTGTTGAGGGCATTATCGATCAGAGATTAGGTGCGGGAACAAACCCAATTCACAAACAGCCAGCTATGACCATAGGTGCGGTCAAGCAAGGCTTCGAGATGGCCCGTGAGCGAATCGAATATCATCACCAGCAGGGGACAAATTTAATTGCCTTAGGCGAGATGGGTATAGGTAATACTTCATCGGCGGCGGCAATCATGGCTAGCATCATGAATATGGAGGGGGGGGAGTGTGTCGGTCGGGGCACAGGTATAGATGCCGCCACCCTCAAGAGAAAGCAGCTCTTGGTTGAGCAAGCCCTGCGTCTGCATAGGCCTGAATTGACTAGCCCTATGAATATTCTGGCTTGTTTAGGTGGCTTTGAGATCGTACAGATGACAGGTGCCATGTTAGCCGCCGCAGAAAGAAAAATGCTAATTGTGGTCGATGGTTTCATCGCTACTGCGGCTGCCATGGTTGCGGTGCAGATCAATGAAAATGTGCGTGACTATATGATCTTCGGTCATCAGTCCGATGAACGCGGTCATTGCATGATGATGTCCCATCTTCAGGCTCGGCCTTTACTTAAGTTAGGCATGAGGTTGGGAGAAGGGACTGGTGCAGCCCTATCATTAACGATGATCCAGGCCGCTGCTGGTTTTTATAATGAGATGGCCAGCTTCAGCGATGCAGGAATAGAGATTTAA
- a CDS encoding FecCD family ABC transporter permease yields the protein MKTGEVDLVRHELFAHKWILFSLSLLSLLSLMFAASFGAANISFMDTLDVVLHQAFGIGDVPSITERIVMELRFPRVILAFIAGAGLSIAGSVLQTVTRNPLADPYLFGISSGASFGAVIVLTLFTGSGLFASSGLFASSGFFERFSWMTLPLGAFIGAGLSVAMVLALCGRHMSSQIERMLLSGVAISFMFGALTSLLLYFSDPQAAASVLFWSLGSFSKASWSGLIAPLIIVTGCTLVILLFKRQIMAMRAGDETAHTLGINVSRLRLQMLLLCSIITAILVANCGGIGFIGLMVPHTVRMLFPGQFPLITTALVGGLFMVWIDVLARTMLSHQELPVGIITAVIGSIFFLFILGSRK from the coding sequence ATGAAAACCGGTGAAGTCGACTTGGTGAGGCATGAGCTATTTGCTCATAAGTGGATTTTATTTTCTCTGAGTTTATTATCTCTGCTGAGTCTGATGTTCGCCGCTAGCTTTGGTGCCGCAAACATCTCCTTTATGGACACCTTAGATGTAGTCTTACATCAGGCATTTGGGATTGGCGATGTCCCAAGCATTACCGAGCGCATAGTGATGGAGCTGAGATTTCCGCGAGTCATATTGGCATTTATTGCCGGAGCCGGCCTTTCTATCGCTGGTAGTGTTCTGCAAACTGTCACGCGTAATCCATTGGCTGACCCTTACTTGTTCGGTATCTCTTCTGGGGCATCTTTTGGCGCGGTTATTGTGCTGACGCTCTTTACTGGCTCAGGACTTTTTGCTAGCTCAGGGCTGTTTGCCAGTTCTGGCTTTTTTGAAAGGTTTAGCTGGATGACATTGCCACTAGGTGCTTTCATTGGGGCCGGTTTGTCGGTAGCTATGGTACTGGCTTTGTGTGGACGACATATGAGTAGCCAGATAGAGCGCATGTTGCTGTCGGGCGTGGCGATATCCTTTATGTTCGGTGCGCTAACCAGCTTGTTACTCTACTTCTCCGATCCTCAGGCGGCCGCATCTGTGTTGTTTTGGAGCCTGGGAAGTTTCTCGAAAGCCAGCTGGAGCGGATTAATTGCGCCTTTAATTATCGTAACCGGCTGTACCCTTGTCATCTTGCTGTTTAAGAGGCAGATAATGGCCATGCGAGCCGGTGATGAAACTGCTCATACTCTAGGTATAAATGTGAGCCGTTTACGGCTGCAGATGTTGCTACTCTGCTCAATCATTACCGCGATTCTTGTCGCCAATTGTGGTGGTATCGGTTTTATCGGTTTAATGGTGCCTCATACCGTGAGAATGCTGTTTCCCGGTCAGTTTCCGCTCATCACTACGGCCTTAGTCGGTGGACTGTTTATGGTGTGGATAGATGTCTTAGCACGGACCATGTTGAGTCATCAAGAACTCCCCGTTGGCATAATTACAGCTGTGATAGGCAGCATCTTCTTCCTGTTTATCTTGGGAAGTAGGAAATAA
- a CDS encoding ABC transporter ATP-binding protein, which produces MSSISGLTSQSTPDLALDVSDLCWQVESRSILSQINFSIKRGEMLGIIGPNGAGKSTLLRCIYRYIKPDSGQIRLFGQEITHLSSKAFAREVAVVLQDTPHHFELTTAQLVAIGLTPHKGPFEFTNSADRVLVSDALEKVGLTHKSKQSYEHLSGGEKQRALIARAIVQQPKLLILDEPTNHLDIRYQIQIMELLRSIGITVITSIHDLNLASAMCDRLLLLEEGKCISYGSPKEVLTEHAIGEVFGVCSHVTFHPQHGNPQICYYYGYEKSYAKGYEPGHENSHEKSREQSQGNKSSTAYLEGGAHD; this is translated from the coding sequence ATGTCATCAATTTCAGGCTTAACCTCACAGAGCACACCTGACCTTGCCTTGGATGTAAGCGATCTATGCTGGCAGGTCGAGTCACGCTCAATTTTGTCGCAGATCAATTTTTCCATAAAGCGCGGTGAGATGCTTGGCATTATCGGCCCAAACGGTGCAGGAAAGTCGACTTTACTTCGTTGCATCTATCGATATATCAAGCCTGACAGTGGCCAAATTCGGCTGTTTGGCCAAGAGATCACTCATCTTTCCTCTAAAGCCTTCGCCAGGGAAGTCGCTGTAGTGCTGCAGGACACTCCTCATCACTTCGAGTTGACCACAGCGCAGCTGGTGGCTATCGGTTTGACGCCCCATAAGGGGCCGTTCGAATTCACTAACTCTGCCGATCGGGTCTTGGTATCCGATGCTCTGGAAAAAGTCGGCTTAACTCACAAGTCTAAGCAGAGCTATGAGCATCTCTCTGGGGGAGAAAAGCAAAGAGCCTTGATAGCTCGCGCCATAGTGCAACAACCTAAATTGCTTATCCTCGATGAGCCGACCAATCATTTAGATATTCGTTATCAGATCCAGATTATGGAGCTGCTGCGCTCAATCGGCATCACTGTGATCACCTCTATTCATGATCTTAATCTCGCTAGCGCCATGTGTGACAGGTTACTTCTGCTGGAAGAAGGAAAGTGTATTAGCTACGGTTCGCCAAAAGAGGTGCTGACAGAACATGCGATAGGCGAAGTCTTCGGTGTCTGTTCTCATGTCACGTTCCATCCTCAACATGGTAATCCACAGATCTGTTATTACTATGGTTACGAGAAAAGTTACGCCAAGGGTTACGAGCCAGGCCATGAAAATAGTCATGAGAAGAGCCGTGAACAGAGTCAGGGTAATAAAAGTAGCACAGCTTATCTGGAGGGCGGAGCTCATGACTAG
- a CDS encoding histidine phosphatase family protein, producing MKNTDNKSCIESKAECTTVFYLLRHGECEGGEILRGHTDVAVSQTGRTSMTAAIDRLVERHDVEFDQLFSSPLRRCSEFSLNLYLKNGVPLKLEEGLKEINFGDWDGETLESLYQHSSQMIESYWKNPWAVTPPNGESMLEFEFRVDALWQSILQQYSGQTLLLITHAGVMRHLMANALGVCGVAGFYTQLSLAYASVVKISVFTSSQGHFTKLHWGND from the coding sequence TTGAAAAATACTGATAACAAAAGCTGCATTGAGAGTAAGGCTGAGTGCACTACTGTCTTTTATCTTCTCCGTCATGGCGAATGCGAAGGTGGAGAGATACTCAGGGGGCATACAGATGTAGCTGTGAGTCAGACGGGACGTACATCGATGACCGCCGCTATCGATCGCCTCGTTGAGCGTCACGATGTGGAGTTCGATCAATTATTCTCATCCCCCCTGCGTCGCTGCAGTGAGTTTTCACTCAATCTCTATCTGAAAAATGGGGTGCCATTAAAACTGGAGGAAGGGTTAAAGGAGATTAACTTTGGTGATTGGGATGGCGAGACCTTAGAAAGCCTGTATCAGCACTCTTCTCAGATGATAGAAAGCTATTGGAAGAATCCTTGGGCTGTTACGCCGCCTAATGGGGAGAGCATGCTTGAGTTTGAATTCAGGGTTGATGCCCTATGGCAATCAATTTTGCAGCAATATTCTGGGCAAACACTACTCTTGATCACCCATGCCGGGGTGATGAGACACTTGATGGCCAATGCCCTTGGCGTGTGTGGGGTGGCCGGTTTTTATACTCAACTGTCATTGGCTTATGCATCTGTGGTTAAGATATCTGTGTTTACCTCTTCACAAGGGCATTTCACTAAGCTGCATTGGGGCAATGACTAA